The sequence below is a genomic window from Halolamina litorea.
GATCACCGTGACGATCGCGATCACGTCGCCGACGACGAGCGGCGCCGCCGATCGGTCGACCCGCTTCGAGAGGAACGACTCGCTCATGCCCGGCGGTTTCACCTCCTCCGTACTGACTCCTTCGCTCCGCGGTCGTCGCTACTCTGCCGCCCGCCCATCGCCCACCGGCTCGCCCGGCACCTTCCCAACCGCCGTGTAAACGGTTCCACGATCGAGGACGCGCGACTGTAGCCCCGCGCGGGTCAGCTCTTGGCTGGCCGCGTCGGCGGTCACGAACTGGGAGTCCATCCCGAACAGCGCCTCGAAGACCGCGATCCCGCGCCCGGGGACCGTCGCCGGGTCGAAATCGCGGATCACCACCACCCCGCCGGGGGCGACGACCCGCGCCGCCTCGGCGAGCGCCGACTGCCGCTCAGGGAGGTGGTGGTAGGCGTCGACGATCACCGCGGCGTCGACGGCGTCGTCGGCCAGCGGGAGACAGCCGGCGTCGGCCCGCACCGTTGCCAGCCCGCGGGCCGCCGCGCGGGCGAGCATCGGCCCCGAGAAGTCCGCGACGAGCGGGTCGTACTCCTCGGCGAGGGCGTCGGCGACGCGCCCGGTGCCGCCCGCGAGGTCGAGCACGCGCTCGATCGGTCGGTCCGCGAACGCGAACGCTTCGACCGCCCAGTCCGTCGTGGGCGGCCACATCAGCGCGTCGTACAGTCGGGCGCCGCGGTCGAAAAAGCGCACGTCGCCGCGTCCCAGCCAGCCGGTCATGGGGCCGAGTCGGCCGGCCGGCGACATAAACCCCGGGCGAGCGAACGCTCATTAGTGTCCAGACGTTTGCATGGGGTATGGAGTTCGCGTTGCTGGGCTGGCCGGAGGCGGGCCCCACGCTGCGGCTGGACTTCCGGGAGTTCAGCTACGCGGGGAAGTTCGTCATGAGCAACACGGGGAAAGCGGTCGCTCGCGACCCCGACGGGCCCCGCGAGGCGCCCCCGCGGATCGACGCCGACATCGAGCGCCCCGACGTCGGGAGCGACGACGACCCCTTCGAGCGCGACGTGGTCGCCGCCGCGGCGTTCAACGAGGACCGCACCGACCCGGGCGTGCTGTGGATCCGCTACATCACGACGCGCCAGGACCGCCGCGGCGAGGGTATCGGCGCCCGACTCGCGGCGTTCGTCGCCCGGCGGGCCGAACGGCGGGGCTACCGCCGCTGCCGCATCGCGGTCAACAACCCCTTCGCCTACCACGCGCTCTACAAGGCCGGCTTCGTCTTCACCGGTCGCGAGACCGGCCTCGCGGAGTTGGTGCTCGAGCGCCCCGGCCAGCGCGACGCCGTCACCTACCAGTGCGGGCTGGACACGTTCCGGACCGACGAGGACCGGGACCTGAGCGAGGACGAACGGGCGTTCCTCGCCCGCCTCGACGACGCCGACGCCCCCGACCTCGTGACGGTGCCCGAGGGCCACGACGAGGGGACCGAGCCTGCCGCCCACTGAGGGCGAACCTCCACCTTCAAGCCCGGCGGTCGGCTACCCGAGGTATGGGCAATGCGGACCTACGCGCGGTCGCACACATCGAGGACGTTCCCTTCGCGGAACTCTCCGGGAGCGTCGTCGCCGTCGACGCACACAACTGGCTCTACCGCTACCTCACGACGACGGTGAAGTTCACCGCCGACGGGGTCTACACGACCGACGCCGGGGAGGAAGTCGCCAACCTCGTCGGCGTCGTCCAGGGGCTGCCGAAGTTCTTCGAGGCCGACGTGACCCCCGTGTTCGTCTTCGACGGCGGCGTCACCGACCTCAAGAGCGACGAGGTCGAGCGCCGCCGCGAACAGCGCGAGCAGGCCGAGGAGCGACGCAAGGAAGCCGAGGAGGCCGGCGAGGCGGTCGAAGCCGCCCGACTCGAAGCCCGCACCCAGCGGCTGACCTCGGTGATCCACGAGACCACCCGCGGGCTGCTCGACCGACTCGACGTGCCCTACATCGAGGCGCCCGCCGAGGGGGAGGCCCAGTGTGCCCACATGGCCGCCGTCGGCGACGCCGACTACGCCGGCAGCGAGGACTACGACACCATGACCTTTGGCTCGCCGCTGACGCTCCGGCAACTCACCTCGAAGGGCGACCCCGAACTGATGGACCTGCAGAAGACCCTCGCGAAGCACGACATCACCTACGAACAGCTCGTCGACGTGGCGCTGCTCATGGGCACGGACTTCAACGAGGGCGTCTCCGGCTACGGCCCGAAGACCGCCGTGAAGGCGGTCAAGGAACACGGCGACATCTGGGGCGTGATGGAGGCCGACGACGTCTACGTCGAGAACGCAGACCGGGTGCGGGAGCTGTTCTTCGACCCGCCGGTCACCGACGACTACGAACTGGACCTCGACATCGACCCGGACCTCGACGCCGCCCGCGAGTACGTCGTCGACGAGTGGGAGGTCGACGCCGAGGAGGTCGAGCGCGGCTTCGAGCGCATCGAGGAGTCGCTCGTCCAGACCGGGCTGGACGAGTGGACCTGAGCCGGCGGCTCAGCGCGCCGGCTCGAAACTGACCGACAGCGCTCCGGCCGCCGAGGATGCGCCCCGTACGTAGGCGACCGGCGCGTCGATCCCCGCCGGGTCACGAACCACGTCGAAGCAGTCGATCCGGATCACGTAGCGGCCGCCGTCGACCGTCCCGCGCAGTACCGGCCCAGTACTCGTGAGCACGACGTACGGCGGCGCCGGCACGGGCCGCGCGGGCAGTCGGTCGCCGGCGGCTTCGACGGCGTCGGCGAGGACGCGCGGGAGCGACCGGAGTACGTCGCGGTCGTCGAGTTCCACGCGGAACGACTCCCGCAGCGCGTCCCGATCGGTCGTCGCCCGCCGGCCGTCGTCGAGGCGGGACCAGTCGGCCGCGACGGCGTCGGCGGCGTCGAGAACGGCGTCGATGGGTGACTCGTGGGCCGTCAGCAGGTGATCGCGCGCGGCGGCCGTGGCGTCGTCTGACACGCCCGAGGGTGGCGGTGCCCCTCGGCTTCAGTCTACCCCTCCGCCACCACCGACTCGTTTTTCCCCGTCGCCGCCCGGGGTTCGGGTATGACTCCAGACGAACTCGAAGCGGCGATCGAGGACGGTATCGAGGACGCCGACGCGACGGTGACGCTCCCGCGGGCTCACCACGACAGGGACCACCAGGACGCCCACTTCGCGGCGGTCGTCGTCTCGCCCGCCTTCGAGGGCGAGGGCCTCGTCCAGCAGCACCAGCAGGTGTACGACGCCGTCGGCGACGCGATGACCGACACCGTCCACGCCCTGGAGATCGAGACGTACACGCCCGAGGAGTACGAGGCCAAGCAGGCTGCCGAGGAGTAGCGGGAACGTTTTCACGCCCGCCGCGTTTGACCGACTATGGCCCTCCCGTCGGCGTGGAGCCGACGCTCGTTGACCGTGGCGAGCGTCGCGTACGCGGCCATCCTGCTCGTGACGGTCGTCGAGACGCCGCCGACGGTCCCGATGCTCGTGGGAGCAGTGTTCGTCTTCGCGCTGTCGGGGGGCGGCACGGTCCGGCTCGCCGACGAACACGGGCTCCGACTGCCGGCGGCCGCCTTTTTCGCCACCGTTGCCCTCCTGCTCGCGGGGGCGTGGTGGCGCGGTGCCGGGGGCGTCAACGCCTTCGTCGCGATGTCGATCCACCTGCTCGGTCTGTTCGTCGTCGCGGCGGTCAGTTCGGGCGAACTGTTCCTCAAACAGCTTCTCGGCGCCCGTAGCCAGTAGTCGCCCGCCGGCGACGACACCGGTGGGTTTTACGACGCGCCGCGCGACCCTGCGCGCATGAGTGAGGACTTCCGAACCGAAGCGGACAGCCTCGGTGAGATGCAGGTACCCGCGGACGCCTACTGGGGCGCCCAGACCCAGCGCGCCGTCGAGAACTTCCCCATCTCGGACATCGTGTTCGGGCGACGGTTCGTCCGCGCGCTCGGCGTGGTCAAGAAGTCCGCCGCCCGCGCGAACCGCGACCTCGGCCACGTCGACGACGACGTCGCCGAGGCCATCGTCGCTGCCGCCGACGAGGTGATCGCCGGCGACCTCGACGAGCAGTTCCCCGTCGACGTGTTCCAGACCGGCTCGGGCACCTCCTCGAACATGAACGCCAACGAGGTCATCGCCAACCGCGCCGCCGAGATCATGGGCGCGGAGATCGGCGACCGCGTCGTCCACCCGAACGACCACGTCAACTTCGGGCAGTCCTCGAACGACGTGATCCCGACGGCGATGCACGTCGCCGCCCTCGAGGCCGTCGAGAAGGACCTCGTGCCCGCTCTGGAGGTGCTCGAAACCGAACTCGAAGAGAAGGAAGTCGAGTTCGACGGTGTCGTCAAGACCGGCCGCACCCACCTACAGGACGCTACGCCCGTCCGACTGGGCCAGGAGTTCGGCGGCTTCCGCACGCAGGTCGAGAAGGGCCGCGAGCGCCTCGACAGCATCCGCCCGCGACTGGAGGAACTGGCTCTCGGCGGCACCGCCGTCGGTACCGGGCTCAACACCGACCCCGAGTTCCCCGAACTCGCGGCGGAGTACATCGCCGAGGAGACCGGCCTCGGCTTCCGCGAGGCCGACAACCACTTCGAGGCGCAGTCGGCCCACGACGCCATGAGCGAGGCCCACGGCGCGCTGCGCGTGATCGCTGGCAGCCTGAACAAGATCGCCAACGATCTCCGCCTGCTCGCCTCCGGGCCCCGCAACGGCCTCGGCGAGATCGAACAGCCGGAGAACCAGCCCGGCTCCTCGATCATGCCCGGCAAGATCAACCCCGTCGTCGCCGAGGCAGTCAATCAGGTCCACAAGCAGGTCGTCGGCAACGACGCCGCGGTCTCGGCGGGCGCCGCCGAGGGCCAGATCGACCTGAACCTCTACAAGCCGGTGATCGCCCACAACTTCCTCGAGTCCGCCGAACTCCTCACGAACAGCGCGACGACGTTCGCCGAGAAGTTCGTCGCCAAACTGGAGGCCAACGAGGAACACTGTGAGGCACAGGTCGAGCGTTCGATGGCGCTGGCGACGGCGCTCAACCCCGCGGTCGGCTACGACAAGGCCTCGAAGATCGCGAAGCAAGCGCTCGCCGACGGGAAGTCCGTCAAGGAGGTCGCCGTCGACGAGGGCTACCTGACCGAGGAGGAGGCCGCTGAAGTACTCGACCCGGAGAAGATGACCCACACCGGGATCCTGGGCGACGACAACTGAGGCGCCCGCCCGCGACTGCTACCCTTTTTACCCCCGCCGCTCCCCAAATCAGCCATGAGCGACGACGCCCGCGACTACGAGGAACTCGGCCTCGTGGCCGGTCTGGAGATCCACCAACAGCTCGACACCGAGACCAAGCTGTTCTGTGAGTCGCCGACCGAACTCCGCGAGCCCGAGGAGGCGACCCACACGATCACCCGCGAACTCCACCCGACCCGGAGCGAACTCGGCGAACTCGACGAGGCGGCGATGGAGGAGAGCCGCGTCGACCGTACGTTCGAGTACCTCGCCTACGACACGACCTGCCTCGTCGAGGAGGACGACGAGCCGCCGGCCCGAATCGACGAGGAGGCCCTCTCCGTGGCGATGGGCATCGCCGACCTGCTCGACGCCGACGTGGTCGATCAGGGCCACGTCATGCGGAAGCTGGTCATCGACGGCTCGAACACCTCCGGCTTCCAGCGCTCGATGCTGTTGGCCCAACACGGCGAGATCGAGACCGACGACGGCAGCGTCGGCATCGTCGACGTGATGCTGGAGGAGGAGTCCGCTCAGCGCGTCGAGGAAACCGAGGAGGGCGTGCGCTACTCGCTGGACCGACTCGGCATCCCCCTCGTGGAAATCGGGACCGCGCCGGACATCCGAACCCCCGAACAGGCCTACGAGGCCGCCGAACACATCGGCATGCTCCTGCGCTCGACCGGCTCGGTCAAGCGCGGGCTCGGGACGATCCGGCAGGACGTGAACGTCTCCATCGAGGAGGGCGCCCGCGTCGAGATCAAGGGCGTGCAGGCGCTGGGCGACATCCGCGACATCGTCGCCGGCGAGGTCGACCGTCAGGCCGAACTGCTCGATATCCGTGAGGAACTCGCCGCCCGCGACGCCGCCGTCGGCGAGGTCGAGGACGTGGCGCAGGTCTTCGAGGACACCGACTCCGGCGTCATCCGCGGCGCGCTCGACTCGGGCGGCGAGGTGTTCGCCGTGCCGCTGTACGGCTTCGACGGACTGGTCGGCCGGGAACTCCAACCCGACCGCCGACTCGGGACCGAACTCTCCGACCACGCCAAGCGCGCGGGCGCCGGCGGCATCTTCCACACCGACGAACTGCCGGCCTACGGTGTCACCGCCGAGGAGGTCGAGGCCCTGAAGGCGGCCGTCGACGCTGGCGAGAACGATGCCGTGGCCCTCGTCGCCGCCGACGCCGGCGTGGCCGAGCAGGCCATCGAGGCCGCCGCCGACCGCGCCCGGACCGCCATCGAGGGCGTCCCCGAGGAGACCCGCGGGGCCAACGACGACGGCACGACGCGCTACCTCCGGCCGCTGCCCGGCGCGGCCCGGATGTACCCCGAGACCGACGTGCCGCCCGTGGAGCCGGACCCGAGTGAGGTCGAGACGCCCGAACTGCTCACGGACCGCGTCGAACGCTACGCCGCCGAGATGGGCCTCGACGAGGGACTCGCCGAGCAGGTCGCGTTCGGCCGCCGGATGGTCCTCTTCGAGGAGGCCGTCGAGGCGGGCGTCGATCCGACGTTCGCCGCCTCCACGCTGGAGTCGACGCTCACGGAACTCAGCCGCGAGGGCGTCGACGTGGACGCCATCCGCGACGACGCGCTACTGGGGACGCTCCTGCTGGTCGAGGACGGCGAACTGCCGAAGGAGGGGGTCAACCCCGTGCTGACGGCGCTCGCCGAGGACCCCGAACTGACGCCGGAGGAAGCGATGGACGAGGCGGGCGTGGGCGGCGTCAGCGAGGACGAGGTCCGCGAGGCCGTTCAGGAGGTCGTCGAGCGCAACGCCGCGCAGGTCGAGGAACAGGGAATGGGGGCGTTCTCGGCGCTCATGGGCGAGTGTATGGGCGCGCTGCGCGGGCAGGCCGGCGGCGACCTCGTGAGCGAGACGCTCCGCGAGGAGATCCAGAAGCGCGCCTGATCGGTCGCGGCGGTTCCACTGCGGTCGGACTACTCTTCTGCCAGCATCTCGACCAGCGTCTCCAACGAGTAGCTCTCCAGCGGTCGCTGGCCGTCACGCAGCGACTTGATGACGAACGTCGAGTCGGTGCGGTCGACCGACTCGATGTCCTCGAAGGCCCGGATCAAGCGCTCCACGTCGTCGCTGTCGGGGAGCCGGGCGACGACGACGAAGTCCGTCTCGCCCATCGTGAAGTACGCCTCCGTCACGCCCTCGACGGCGAGCAGGCGTTCGCTGAGCGCCTCGTGGGAGCCGCTGTAGTCCGCGAGCACCTCGACGACGACGGTGACGCCGAGGCCAAGCGCGTCGAGGTTCAGGTCGTAGAGGTCGTTCTCGATCACGCCGTCGTCCCGGAGGTTGTTCAACCGGTAGTGGATCGTCGAGACGGGGATGCCCGTCTCCTCGTTCAGTCGCTCGGGGCTGCCGGTGCCCAGGTCGGAGATGGCCTTGAGCAGGCGCACGTCGCGCTCGTCCATGACCCTCCTGTCGACCCCCGGAACCAAAGGGATTGCGCATACCTTGGCTTTCTCACTAACTGAATCGAAGTTTCCAGAATCAAAATCGAAAAACGACGGAACCGAGGGAGACAAGCATAAGTATCGATCTCGATTCGGTACAAACACGAAAATGAGTGCGATTCGCTGGAGTCGCGGCCAACTTCTGGCCGCTGTGTTGTTCGTTTCCCTCGCATGGATCTGGGGCGGCGCGTTCGTCGCCATCGAGATGGGGCTGGGGTCGGTGCCGCCGCTGTGGTTCGCCGGCCTCCGCTACCTCCTCGCGGGTGCAGTGATTTCTGCGGTCGCCGCCGCGACTGGTCGCTTCCGTCCGAACGGCCGTGACGAGTGGCTCGCGGTCGGCGTCATCGCCACGTTCGTCGTCGCCGGCTACCACGGCCTGCTCTATCTGGGGACGACCCTGATCCCGGGGTCGATCTCGTCGGTGATCGTCAGCCTCTCGCCGGTGCTGACCACCGTCGCCGCCGGCCTGTTGTTAGCCGAGGAGTCGCCGGACCTCGTCGACGGCCTCGGTCTCCTGTTCGGCGTCGGCGGCGTCGTCGTCATCGCCAACCCCGGCGGGGCATCGGTCCCCCTCGCTGGCGTCGGGCTGGTGTTCGTCGGCGTCGCGCTGTTCGCCACCGGTTCGGTCGGGCTCCGCGCGCTCGACTCGGACCTGCCCCCGGCGGCGCTGCAGGGTTGGGCGATGCTGGTCGGTTCGACGGTACTCGTCGTCGGCGCCATCGCCCGGGGAGAGGCGTTCCCCACGGGTGTCGCCAGCGGCGAGTCGGCGCTGCCGTTCGTCTACCTCGTGCTCGGCGCCGGCGTCATCGGCTACCTCGCCTACTTCGAACTGCTCTCGCGGGTCGGCCCGGTCCGTGTGAACCTCGTCGCCTACCTCGAACCGGTGACGGCGGCGATGGGCGCGTGGGCGGTGCTCGGCCGCGCGCCGACGGCGACCACCGGCGCGGGGTTCCTACTCGTCTTCTGTGGGTTCGCCCTGGCGACGGCCGACGACCCGCTCGCGCGGCTCCGCCCCGACACCAGCGACGACGTGATCCGCAGCGACCTCTCCGAGGGCGGGAACGTCGAAGTCCACTACGCGGACTGACAGCGCCGGAACAGCCAACACGACGCCGGGTGAACGGCGGCTGTGACCACCTACTTCGAAGACGTCTCCGTCGGCGACACCGACGAGTTCGGCACCTACGAGGTGACCGAAGCGGAGATCCTGGAGTTCGCCGGGCAGTACGACCCGCAACCGTTCCACACCGATCCGGAAGCCGCCGCTGAGACGATTTACGGCGGCGTCATCGCCTCCGGCTGGCACACCTGCGCGATGACGATGCGACTGCTCGTCGACGGCCACTTCGCCGACAGCGCGGCGATGGGCGCACGAGGCGTCGAGGAACTGCGGTTCCCACGACCGGTTCGCCCGGGCGACTCGCTCTCGGTCCGGACGGAAGTGCTCGAGAAATCGGTCGACAGTGCGGACCGCGGGACCGTCCGGGTTCGCTCGGAGACGGTGACCGACGACGAGGTGGTGCTCTCGATGACCAGCGAAGTGATGTACGCTCGACGGTAGTTTCGAACGCGGGGCCGGCGCCGTCGGTCGGACTCAGCGCCGCAGTTCGTCTTCCTCGTCGAGTTCGTCGAGGAGCTTTCGTCGCTCGTCCAGTTGGTCGGTCGCGCGCCGCAGAACGCCGAGCAGCGTCGTGACCTCCCGATCGGTCGGGTTCGCCCGACCCACCAGCCGGCGGAGCATCCGCTCGGTCTTCTCGTGTTTGTGCTCGCGGTGGCCCATCGACTGCAGGAACTCGTCCCAGTAGTCGTGGAGCCGCTCGACCTCTTCGGGGTCGGCACGGTGGGCGTCGATGTCCGGTAGCTGGGTCTCGCCGTTTTCGAGCGTGAGCGTTCGGAGTTCGTACAGCGTCACCGTCGCCGCCTGCCCGAGGTTCATCACGGGGTAGTCGGGGTCGGCGGGGATCGAGGCGACCTGATCGAGCTGTTCGAGTTCCTCGTTCGAGAGCCCCTTGTCCTCGCGGCCGAACACGAGCGCGACGGGCGCATCCACACCGCGGAGTTGGTCGACGAGACTCTCCGGCGTCGCGTAGGGGAACCGGACGTGCTTGCGGCTGTCCTCGCCGGTGATGGCGGTGAAGCCGACGGTGTGGTAGTTCGCACAGACCTCCTCGAAGCTGACCTCCTCGGCCTCGGGAAGCACGTCCTGCCGGGCGTGGCCGGCGAAGCCGTAGGCCTCGCCGTCGGGCTCGATTTCGGGTGGATCGACCAACAGCAGGTCCGAGAGGCCGAAGTTCTTCATCGCGCGAGCGATGGTGCCGACGTTGCCCGGCGTCTGGGGTTCGACAATACAGACCGAGATGTCGGGCGCGACGCCGGCGGCGTCGGCCGCCGCATTCTTGGACCCGTCGCCGCTCGCGCCGTTCGTCGCCGGGTCGGTGTGCTCGTCGCTCATCCGCTCGGGTACTCGGTGTCGAGGTCGAGCCCCTCCATGTCGAGGTCCTCCTCCTCCCCGGCGTCGCCGTCGACCTGGTCGGGGTCGCGCAGGTCGTAGCGTTTCTCCTCGTACTC
It includes:
- a CDS encoding GNAT family N-acetyltransferase, yielding MEFALLGWPEAGPTLRLDFREFSYAGKFVMSNTGKAVARDPDGPREAPPRIDADIERPDVGSDDDPFERDVVAAAAFNEDRTDPGVLWIRYITTRQDRRGEGIGARLAAFVARRAERRGYRRCRIAVNNPFAYHALYKAGFVFTGRETGLAELVLERPGQRDAVTYQCGLDTFRTDEDRDLSEDERAFLARLDDADAPDLVTVPEGHDEGTEPAAH
- a CDS encoding Lrp/AsnC family transcriptional regulator — translated: MDERDVRLLKAISDLGTGSPERLNEETGIPVSTIHYRLNNLRDDGVIENDLYDLNLDALGLGVTVVVEVLADYSGSHEALSERLLAVEGVTEAYFTMGETDFVVVARLPDSDDVERLIRAFEDIESVDRTDSTFVIKSLRDGQRPLESYSLETLVEMLAEE
- a CDS encoding DMT family transporter: MLFVSLAWIWGGAFVAIEMGLGSVPPLWFAGLRYLLAGAVISAVAAATGRFRPNGRDEWLAVGVIATFVVAGYHGLLYLGTTLIPGSISSVIVSLSPVLTTVAAGLLLAEESPDLVDGLGLLFGVGGVVVIANPGGASVPLAGVGLVFVGVALFATGSVGLRALDSDLPPAALQGWAMLVGSTVLVVGAIARGEAFPTGVASGESALPFVYLVLGAGVIGYLAYFELLSRVGPVRVNLVAYLEPVTAAMGAWAVLGRAPTATTGAGFLLVFCGFALATADDPLARLRPDTSDDVIRSDLSEGGNVEVHYAD
- a CDS encoding class II fumarate hydratase yields the protein MSEDFRTEADSLGEMQVPADAYWGAQTQRAVENFPISDIVFGRRFVRALGVVKKSAARANRDLGHVDDDVAEAIVAAADEVIAGDLDEQFPVDVFQTGSGTSSNMNANEVIANRAAEIMGAEIGDRVVHPNDHVNFGQSSNDVIPTAMHVAALEAVEKDLVPALEVLETELEEKEVEFDGVVKTGRTHLQDATPVRLGQEFGGFRTQVEKGRERLDSIRPRLEELALGGTAVGTGLNTDPEFPELAAEYIAEETGLGFREADNHFEAQSAHDAMSEAHGALRVIAGSLNKIANDLRLLASGPRNGLGEIEQPENQPGSSIMPGKINPVVAEAVNQVHKQVVGNDAAVSAGAAEGQIDLNLYKPVIAHNFLESAELLTNSATTFAEKFVAKLEANEEHCEAQVERSMALATALNPAVGYDKASKIAKQALADGKSVKEVAVDEGYLTEEEAAEVLDPEKMTHTGILGDDN
- the gatE gene encoding Glu-tRNA(Gln) amidotransferase subunit GatE, whose translation is MSDDARDYEELGLVAGLEIHQQLDTETKLFCESPTELREPEEATHTITRELHPTRSELGELDEAAMEESRVDRTFEYLAYDTTCLVEEDDEPPARIDEEALSVAMGIADLLDADVVDQGHVMRKLVIDGSNTSGFQRSMLLAQHGEIETDDGSVGIVDVMLEEESAQRVEETEEGVRYSLDRLGIPLVEIGTAPDIRTPEQAYEAAEHIGMLLRSTGSVKRGLGTIRQDVNVSIEEGARVEIKGVQALGDIRDIVAGEVDRQAELLDIREELAARDAAVGEVEDVAQVFEDTDSGVIRGALDSGGEVFAVPLYGFDGLVGRELQPDRRLGTELSDHAKRAGAGGIFHTDELPAYGVTAEEVEALKAAVDAGENDAVALVAADAGVAEQAIEAAADRARTAIEGVPEETRGANDDGTTRYLRPLPGAARMYPETDVPPVEPDPSEVETPELLTDRVERYAAEMGLDEGLAEQVAFGRRMVLFEEAVEAGVDPTFAASTLESTLTELSREGVDVDAIRDDALLGTLLLVEDGELPKEGVNPVLTALAEDPELTPEEAMDEAGVGGVSEDEVREAVQEVVERNAAQVEEQGMGAFSALMGECMGALRGQAGGDLVSETLREEIQKRA
- the fen gene encoding flap endonuclease-1 — encoded protein: MGNADLRAVAHIEDVPFAELSGSVVAVDAHNWLYRYLTTTVKFTADGVYTTDAGEEVANLVGVVQGLPKFFEADVTPVFVFDGGVTDLKSDEVERRREQREQAEERRKEAEEAGEAVEAARLEARTQRLTSVIHETTRGLLDRLDVPYIEAPAEGEAQCAHMAAVGDADYAGSEDYDTMTFGSPLTLRQLTSKGDPELMDLQKTLAKHDITYEQLVDVALLMGTDFNEGVSGYGPKTAVKAVKEHGDIWGVMEADDVYVENADRVRELFFDPPVTDDYELDLDIDPDLDAAREYVVDEWEVDAEEVERGFERIEESLVQTGLDEWT
- a CDS encoding MaoC family dehydratase, giving the protein MTTYFEDVSVGDTDEFGTYEVTEAEILEFAGQYDPQPFHTDPEAAAETIYGGVIASGWHTCAMTMRLLVDGHFADSAAMGARGVEELRFPRPVRPGDSLSVRTEVLEKSVDSADRGTVRVRSETVTDDEVVLSMTSEVMYARR
- a CDS encoding class I SAM-dependent methyltransferase; its protein translation is MTGWLGRGDVRFFDRGARLYDALMWPPTTDWAVEAFAFADRPIERVLDLAGGTGRVADALAEEYDPLVADFSGPMLARAAARGLATVRADAGCLPLADDAVDAAVIVDAYHHLPERQSALAEAARVVAPGGVVVIRDFDPATVPGRGIAVFEALFGMDSQFVTADAASQELTRAGLQSRVLDRGTVYTAVGKVPGEPVGDGRAAE
- a CDS encoding BolA family protein, with protein sequence MTPDELEAAIEDGIEDADATVTLPRAHHDRDHQDAHFAAVVVSPAFEGEGLVQQHQQVYDAVGDAMTDTVHALEIETYTPEEYEAKQAAEE
- a CDS encoding RNA methyltransferase — protein: MSDEHTDPATNGASGDGSKNAAADAAGVAPDISVCIVEPQTPGNVGTIARAMKNFGLSDLLLVDPPEIEPDGEAYGFAGHARQDVLPEAEEVSFEEVCANYHTVGFTAITGEDSRKHVRFPYATPESLVDQLRGVDAPVALVFGREDKGLSNEELEQLDQVASIPADPDYPVMNLGQAATVTLYELRTLTLENGETQLPDIDAHRADPEEVERLHDYWDEFLQSMGHREHKHEKTERMLRRLVGRANPTDREVTTLLGVLRRATDQLDERRKLLDELDEEDELRR